The window TTTGGACACTACTAGAAGGTTGCCTCCTTTTGGCAAATGCAATGGCGATACTGAATGAAGAGCGGTTCTTGGGACCGAGAGGATGGAGCTTCCAAGAATTTTCAGGGGTGAGAAGAAATTCGCTCAAGGGGCAGTTTATTGGTCTCATTTATGCAACTCAGTATATGAGACTTCCTCTTATAGTAGCCAATATCATAGTCATTGTTTTTATGCTCATTTCTGGTTGACATTTTTGCTGCTGCTTTTTCTGTATCCAAAATAAATTGTTCTTGcc is drawn from Impatiens glandulifera chromosome 3, dImpGla2.1, whole genome shotgun sequence and contains these coding sequences:
- the LOC124931877 gene encoding protein transport protein yos1-like — protein: MGFWTLLEGCLLLANAMAILNEERFLGPRGWSFQEFSGVRRNSLKGQFIGLIYATQYMRLPLIVANIIVIVFMLISG